In Limibacter armeniacum, a single window of DNA contains:
- a CDS encoding S8 family serine peptidase codes for MRTRYTIILCLLLLYIQKPAISQVSTFYIKLQSDCQLPTPYASFAAVLAERLSPEYCAHLFAHNASASLPLDNYWKLQQMQSYGIDNLYEVSINNKSLAEVQKLLSNIDCIAYIEEVPTNLPLATIPSDSLQDKEVNVLCRLYDAWDISQGSSQTIIGIVDTGVDLSHPDLINKYYYNVSEMLGQDGVDDDQNGFVDDSVGYDFGDGDNYPQVTNHDHGTGVAGCAAAQTNNLTGISGTGYNCRFMPVKIYNTESGALINTMEAVIYAATNGCQIVNLSWGRKGGYSATEQAIFNYLTESHDVLFVAAAGNDPSKEEDWYPASYENVISVTGVDNNLSHTSFKYSPYIDVAAIGYGIRILVQGNKYSISTGSSYASPIVSGIAGLVRSHFPDLSAKQVAHLLRNTANPVIYQQSSEEKKGKIGKGLIDAFAALTQVDDVMGVSGENLDFYTANRRRAIQDQDTISISFDFTNYLSASSEDLKVTLSTEDSAFTVLSSTFHIGKLEKLAKISNAALPFLVKLHLQNGQQLASRYRFKLTFEDATNNFFDEQYFLLRPGNRAEVYYLNQLAGIFDADGTIGTQKGIYLQPQGRTGISYLATSQMSLVFAQSAQKVSDRIDASDADRNSDFVTVSPITVSINDSIRSLTMTYSDRSSSNSNASNLLIKQTVHAPQNDAVSQSFIVDLEITNQSDSVIDTLYTGLLTEWAQSGKIKWDQDHQYAVFTQADAQLFAGIKILNGFPEGVPPSFHAFSKTLPSSIVNLNDGLSDQEKFNMLASGISTTSFSGNSEDQVFQNIGTLITQLSPDESRHIGILITISDNSEAEMVPQLMRVDQMAQQILKAPKPYIPPIQACNNLDVMLAPEGESPFAFYEEGEETKLLHVGETYQLKYDSSKQYFVASIGQVFPSDTVHIQEDTSVFNPKINISARGLMWSFSHNLQDLQSWEWDFGDGIVIKDVKNPIHKYFQNGEYNIKFTYTTSLGCQFVILKQILTGKTSSWTDLGWLNGVVPDSLTDVHIMSDKPVPSFSSSSIYLKDSFQLNIPEGVTINVKGNFVNHSTAQIAVKGKGVLHFSDAFPQHILEKATFDCKVVIGSESLVNTRDNLFFTETGELLHQQTANLQGTVTFQIRKNPNLLSLPVKPTTQLNDRVTAFNEATKSWEFTSLDLLRTQHPGFYFDSESTFQVSGTPLTDSLTTPITYTNQGGQGINLIGNPYPATISAYQLLQHPQNTHLNGCLWLYDENQHDSPPNCFRSISLLDLYTDGDQLISPGQAFFVKASTDRVVTFQNELKTHPSKLHFPEDLKTVKLVLSEGQIQRSDALIGFSNTFSLGRDFGIDTEALLLKDTPWSLYIINDAVFKSRSGVPFPKTKTSFTFQSKAPKGKVCALQLLQSDWLFNDWLIVLEDIERQEEMVLSAHQHYTFQQNADIHTFRLNFIPKVVNEISIKKQTQLKVSGSSALTLLEFPSEFRDCTLHIYDLQGKKILDGLPVTSNNQPIRLTLPLKPFQCYLFQLISEQQVSTLKVVFAQ; via the coding sequence ATGCGCACTCGGTATACCATTATCTTATGTCTGCTACTTCTATATATTCAAAAACCTGCGATTTCACAGGTTTCAACTTTCTACATCAAACTCCAGTCAGACTGTCAGCTACCAACCCCTTATGCCAGCTTTGCAGCTGTACTTGCAGAAAGGCTTTCTCCGGAATATTGCGCTCACCTTTTCGCTCACAACGCATCAGCATCACTCCCTTTGGATAACTACTGGAAGCTTCAGCAAATGCAATCCTATGGCATTGACAACCTTTATGAAGTGAGTATTAACAATAAATCGTTAGCTGAAGTCCAAAAGCTTTTAAGTAACATAGATTGTATAGCATATATAGAAGAAGTACCTACCAATCTCCCACTGGCAACTATTCCATCTGACTCTTTGCAAGACAAAGAAGTCAATGTACTCTGTCGCCTATACGATGCTTGGGATATATCTCAAGGAAGCAGCCAGACAATTATTGGCATTGTGGATACTGGCGTTGATTTAAGTCATCCAGACCTGATCAACAAATACTATTACAATGTCAGTGAAATGTTGGGACAAGATGGCGTCGACGATGATCAAAATGGCTTTGTAGACGATTCTGTAGGCTATGATTTTGGAGACGGTGACAATTACCCACAAGTCACCAACCACGACCACGGAACTGGCGTAGCAGGATGTGCAGCTGCCCAAACCAACAACCTGACAGGTATTTCAGGAACAGGGTATAACTGTCGGTTCATGCCCGTAAAAATTTACAACACTGAATCTGGCGCCCTTATCAACACTATGGAAGCAGTAATATATGCCGCTACCAACGGATGTCAGATTGTTAACCTTTCTTGGGGAAGAAAAGGCGGTTACTCTGCCACTGAACAAGCTATTTTCAACTACCTTACTGAATCACACGACGTACTCTTTGTCGCAGCTGCTGGCAATGATCCCTCAAAAGAGGAAGATTGGTACCCTGCCTCTTACGAAAACGTCATCTCTGTAACAGGCGTTGACAATAACCTGTCTCATACCTCATTCAAGTATAGTCCATATATTGATGTAGCAGCCATTGGATATGGTATCAGGATTTTGGTTCAAGGGAATAAATACAGTATTAGTACAGGAAGCTCATATGCCAGCCCAATTGTATCAGGGATTGCAGGACTTGTCAGGAGTCACTTCCCTGACCTAAGTGCCAAGCAAGTTGCCCATCTGTTACGTAATACTGCTAACCCAGTCATCTACCAGCAGAGCAGTGAGGAAAAAAAAGGCAAAATAGGAAAAGGATTGATTGATGCCTTTGCGGCACTTACCCAAGTGGACGACGTTATGGGAGTCAGTGGCGAAAATCTGGATTTTTATACTGCCAACCGACGCAGGGCTATACAAGATCAGGATACCATCTCAATCAGTTTCGATTTCACCAACTACCTGTCAGCATCGTCTGAAGACTTAAAGGTTACCCTTTCAACAGAAGACAGTGCATTCACTGTACTTTCATCTACTTTTCATATTGGCAAGCTCGAGAAGTTGGCAAAAATCAGCAATGCTGCCTTGCCTTTTCTGGTAAAACTTCACTTGCAAAACGGACAACAATTGGCTAGCCGGTATCGCTTCAAGCTGACATTTGAGGATGCGACCAACAACTTCTTTGATGAGCAGTATTTCTTACTAAGACCCGGCAACAGGGCTGAAGTTTATTACCTAAACCAATTGGCTGGCATTTTTGACGCTGACGGGACCATTGGCACTCAAAAAGGCATTTACCTACAGCCTCAAGGTCGAACAGGTATTAGCTATCTAGCTACTTCCCAAATGAGTCTGGTATTCGCCCAATCTGCCCAAAAAGTTTCTGACCGGATTGATGCTTCGGATGCTGACCGTAACAGTGACTTTGTCACAGTCTCACCTATTACGGTCTCTATTAACGACTCTATTCGTTCCTTGACCATGACCTATTCTGACAGAAGTTCTTCAAACAGCAATGCTTCCAACCTCCTGATTAAACAAACAGTCCATGCGCCTCAAAACGATGCTGTTTCACAATCTTTCATTGTAGACCTTGAAATAACAAACCAAAGCGATTCCGTGATTGACACCCTCTATACAGGTCTGCTGACAGAGTGGGCTCAATCCGGAAAAATCAAATGGGATCAAGACCATCAGTATGCCGTTTTCACTCAAGCTGACGCTCAACTGTTTGCGGGCATCAAAATTCTTAATGGTTTTCCGGAAGGAGTTCCTCCTTCTTTTCACGCATTCTCCAAAACCCTGCCTTCTAGTATTGTCAACTTGAATGATGGACTTTCTGATCAAGAAAAATTCAATATGCTTGCTTCGGGAATTTCCACTACCTCATTTTCAGGAAACAGTGAAGATCAAGTGTTCCAAAACATCGGCACTCTTATTACTCAACTCTCTCCTGATGAAAGTCGTCATATTGGAATTTTAATTACAATAAGTGACAATTCTGAAGCTGAAATGGTTCCTCAGCTTATGCGAGTGGATCAAATGGCGCAACAAATCCTAAAAGCGCCAAAGCCTTACATACCTCCTATTCAGGCTTGCAACAACTTGGATGTAATGCTTGCTCCTGAAGGAGAAAGTCCTTTTGCATTCTATGAGGAAGGCGAAGAAACGAAGTTGTTGCATGTTGGAGAAACGTACCAACTGAAATACGATTCCAGCAAGCAATATTTTGTTGCCAGCATCGGGCAAGTATTCCCAAGTGATACTGTTCACATTCAAGAAGACACGTCTGTATTCAACCCTAAAATCAATATTTCTGCAAGAGGGTTGATGTGGAGTTTCTCGCATAACCTTCAGGATCTCCAATCATGGGAGTGGGATTTTGGAGATGGCATTGTAATCAAGGATGTAAAAAATCCCATCCATAAGTACTTTCAGAATGGCGAGTACAATATCAAGTTCACCTATACAACCTCATTAGGTTGCCAGTTCGTGATACTAAAACAGATACTCACAGGCAAAACTTCTTCTTGGACAGACCTAGGTTGGCTAAATGGGGTTGTTCCTGACTCTCTCACAGATGTTCATATTATGTCTGACAAACCTGTCCCTTCCTTCTCCAGCAGTTCGATTTACCTAAAGGACAGTTTTCAATTAAATATTCCTGAAGGTGTCACTATCAATGTGAAGGGCAACTTTGTCAACCACAGCACAGCTCAAATCGCAGTCAAAGGAAAAGGCGTTCTTCACTTTTCAGATGCATTTCCACAGCATATTCTCGAAAAAGCCACTTTTGATTGTAAAGTGGTTATAGGTTCTGAAAGTCTGGTTAATACAAGAGACAATCTTTTCTTCACTGAAACGGGAGAACTGTTGCACCAACAAACAGCTAATCTACAAGGAACTGTCACCTTCCAGATTCGGAAAAACCCCAATCTTCTTAGTCTTCCAGTCAAGCCTACCACCCAACTGAACGACAGGGTGACCGCTTTTAATGAAGCCACCAAAAGCTGGGAGTTTACATCCCTTGATTTGCTACGCACTCAACATCCAGGGTTTTATTTTGACAGTGAAAGTACCTTTCAAGTATCAGGAACACCGCTTACAGACTCATTAACGACTCCAATCACCTACACCAACCAAGGTGGACAAGGCATTAACCTGATAGGAAACCCTTACCCTGCCACAATCAGTGCTTACCAACTATTACAGCACCCTCAGAACACACACCTGAATGGTTGCCTTTGGCTATATGATGAGAACCAACACGACAGTCCTCCGAACTGTTTTCGCAGCATCAGCCTACTTGACCTGTATACCGATGGTGATCAACTTATCTCTCCGGGGCAAGCTTTCTTTGTAAAAGCTTCGACTGACAGAGTGGTTACTTTTCAGAATGAACTAAAAACACACCCAAGCAAGCTGCATTTCCCTGAGGATCTTAAGACTGTCAAACTGGTTTTGTCAGAAGGACAAATTCAAAGAAGTGATGCCTTAATCGGCTTTTCGAATACATTTTCATTGGGAAGAGACTTTGGAATTGACACGGAAGCTTTACTTCTTAAAGACACCCCTTGGTCCTTGTACATTATCAATGACGCTGTATTTAAAAGTCGCAGTGGAGTTCCTTTTCCTAAGACCAAAACCTCTTTCACCTTCCAGAGTAAAGCTCCCAAAGGAAAAGTATGCGCTCTGCAACTTCTACAATCCGATTGGCTTTTCAATGATTGGCTTATCGTATTGGAGGATATAGAGCGTCAAGAGGAAATGGTCCTTTCTGCACACCAGCACTATACTTTTCAGCAGAATGCAGATATCCATACTTTCCGTCTCAACTTTATTCCAAAAGTTGTCAATGAAATTTCGATTAAAAAGCAGACACAGTTAAAAGTAAGTGGTTCCTCTGCCTTAACACTACTGGAGTTTCCTTCTGAATTTCGGGACTGTACACTACACATCTATGACCTGCAAGGGAAAAAGATTTTGGATGGTTTACCTGTTACTTCCAATAATCAACCTATCAGGCTGACGCTACCGCTTAAACCATTCCAATGTTACCTTTTCCAACTTATCAGTGAGCAGCAAGTCTCAACACTAAAAGTTGTCTTTGCTCAGTAA